Proteins encoded together in one Solanum lycopersicum chromosome 7, SLM_r2.1 window:
- the LOC101253302 gene encoding large ribosomal subunit protein eL20z isoform X1 encodes MSEGGKDSHYHHHGHHYDHHHHYYGHHHHHQEKTQPPPPWLPTAPPEVAEYGTFQPPPQPVIGFPLPVPPPGSVLEPSEYYARGYHSVPVPPPGAVLEPSEYYARGYQSVPGYVIDERRPVTEPRLPFGIGLGWFLFIIGFFLAGFPWYVAAFIPLCNRSIDHREKSGFVACTIAAVLAVIGNIVFGLTWILLTA; translated from the exons ATGAGTGAAGGAGGCAAGGACAGTCATTATCACCACCATGGCCACCACTATGACCACCACCACCACTACTATGGACACCACCATCATCACCAAGAGAAGACCCAACCACCCCCACCATGGCTACCAACAGCACCACCAGAAGTAGCTGAATATGGTACTTTTCAACCACCTCCTCAACCAGTAATTGGTTTTCCTCTGCCAGTTCCTCCACCTGGATCAGTACTTGAACCTTCTGAATACTATGCTCGTGGCTATCATTCTGTTCCAG TTCCTCCACCTGGAGCAGTACTTGAACCTTCTGAATACTATGCTCGTGGCTATCAGTCCGTTCCAG GTTATGTGATTGATGAGAGGAGACCGGTAACAGAGCCCCGCCTTCCTTTCGGTATTGGTCTTGGCTGGTTCTT GTTCATTATTGGTTTCTTTCTTGCTGGCTTCCCTTGGTATGTTGCTGCATTTATCCCGCTTTGCAACAGATCAATTGATCATCGAGAGAAATCAGGATTCGTTGCATGCACCATTGCT GCTGTTCTCGCTGTAATTGGTAATATCGTATTTGGGTTGACATGGATATTATTAACAGCATAA
- the LOC101253302 gene encoding large ribosomal subunit protein eL20z isoform X2 yields the protein MSEGGKDSHYHHHGHHYDHHHHYYGHHHHHQEKTQPPPPWLPTAPPEVAEYGTFQPPPQPVIGFPLPVPPPGSVLEPSEYYARGYHSVPGYVIDERRPVTEPRLPFGIGLGWFLFIIGFFLAGFPWYVAAFIPLCNRSIDHREKSGFVACTIAAVLAVIGNIVFGLTWILLTA from the exons ATGAGTGAAGGAGGCAAGGACAGTCATTATCACCACCATGGCCACCACTATGACCACCACCACCACTACTATGGACACCACCATCATCACCAAGAGAAGACCCAACCACCCCCACCATGGCTACCAACAGCACCACCAGAAGTAGCTGAATATGGTACTTTTCAACCACCTCCTCAACCAGTAATTGGTTTTCCTCTGCCAGTTCCTCCACCTGGATCAGTACTTGAACCTTCTGAATACTATGCTCGTGGCTATCATTCTGTTCCAG GTTATGTGATTGATGAGAGGAGACCGGTAACAGAGCCCCGCCTTCCTTTCGGTATTGGTCTTGGCTGGTTCTT GTTCATTATTGGTTTCTTTCTTGCTGGCTTCCCTTGGTATGTTGCTGCATTTATCCCGCTTTGCAACAGATCAATTGATCATCGAGAGAAATCAGGATTCGTTGCATGCACCATTGCT GCTGTTCTCGCTGTAATTGGTAATATCGTATTTGGGTTGACATGGATATTATTAACAGCATAA